One genomic segment of Pleurodeles waltl isolate 20211129_DDA chromosome 11, aPleWal1.hap1.20221129, whole genome shotgun sequence includes these proteins:
- the LOC138265657 gene encoding zona pellucida sperm-binding protein 3-like, which translates to MGQRVFLWFVCLCLVYEAFSANSWGKSSIGGWSQLGLAESRLAAPGVFFNSPWSLSGSRALPPLQPVLVRCEEARMVVSVQRDLFGTGKLVQAADLKLGPSLCGYTTLGADNTVIFQVALQDCGNFLQVTEDSLIYSSTLSYNPTWSDGSRVITRTNPTSTVIQCIYPRSGNVSSNAIQPTWIPFSSTLSSEGSLLFSLKLMNDDWSAVRTSTTFHLGDVFNIEASVQPGNHAPLRVFVDSCVATLTPDRRSTPRYDLIKSNGCLVDGKLSDSSSAFTTPRLQQAKLQFTIDSFIFIGDSSSSIYITCNLKAIPSIRDPDSLNKACSYNKQNSSWFPVEGAFEICSCCDSSDCAARRKRNTRSKPANVYKELAVLGPLEILQQENIPSLMGDVTSLRSADGVNTWMVLGLTLIASAIVVSLMVLGAVVLYNKYRAGSAKV; encoded by the exons ATGGGCCAGAGGGTGTTTCTATGgtttgtgtgcctgtgtttggTCTATGAGGCATTCAGTGCTAATTCATGGGGCAAGTCTTCCATAGGAGGCTGGTCCCAGCTGGGCCTGGCAGAGAGTCGCCTGGCTGCTCCAGGAGTGTTCTTTAATAGCCCGTGGAGTCTGTCTGGAAGTCGAGCTCTGCCCCCGCTGCAACCGGTGTTGGTACGTTGTGAGGAGGCCAGGATGGTGGTCTCTGTCCAGCGGGACCTGTTCGGTACGGGCAAGCTGGTCCAGGCAGCTGATCTTAAACTGGGACCATCTCTCTGTGGGTACACGACCCTCGGTGCGGATAACACGGTCATTTTCCAGGTCGCGCTTCAGGACTGCGGCAACTTTTTACAG GTGACAGAAGACTCACTAATTTACAGCTCCACTCTGTCATACAACCCCACCTGGTCTGATGGAAGCAGAGTAATCACCAGAACCAACCCAACTTCAACCGTCATTCAGTGCATTTATCCAAG GAGTGGGAATGTGAGCAGCAACGCAATCCAGCCAACGTGGATCCCTTTCAGCTCCACTCTATCCTCTGAGGGGAGCCTGCTATTCTCCTTGAAACTGATGAATG ATGACTGGAGTGCTGTCAGaaccagcaccactttccacctGGGAGACGTCTTTAACATTGAAGCTTCAGTTCAACCTGGAAACCATGCTCCACTCAGGGTTTTCGTGGATAGCTGTGTGGCCACCTTGACTCCAGACAGGAGGTCCACCCCTAGATATGATCTCATTAAATCGAATGG ATGCCTGGTTGATGGGAAGCTGTCCGATTCCTCTTCCGCATTCACAACCCCAAGACTTCAACAGGCCAAGCTGCAATTCACAATTGATTCTTTTATTTTCATTGGCGATTCCAGCTCCTCG ATTTACATCACATGCAACTTGAAAGCTATTCCTAGCATCCGGGATCCAGACAGCCTGAACAAGGCTTGTTCCTACAACAAACAGAACAGTAG TTGGTTTCCTGTAGAAGGCGCCTTTGAGATCTGCAGCTGCTGTGATTCTTCAGATTGCGCCGCAAGGAGAAAGAGGAACACCCGTTCCAAGCCAG ctAATGTTTACAAAGAACTAGCTGTCCTTGGACCTCTGGAAATCTTGCAGCAGGAAAATATCCCCAGCCTTATGGGAGATGTGACTTCATTGCGCA GTGCTGATGGTGTGAATACTTGGATGGTCCTGGGGCTCACCTTGATCGCGTCTGCTATAGTGGTTTCTCTGATGGTTTTAGGAGCTGTTGTCCTGTATAACAAATACAGAGCTGGTTCTGCTAAAGTGTGA